DNA sequence from the Coffea eugenioides isolate CCC68of chromosome 9, Ceug_1.0, whole genome shotgun sequence genome:
CATTTGGAGGAGTTTGCAAAACAGCTTAGCTACCAAGGAGACAATCTACAGCAGAACAGATAAAGGTTACAGGATATGTAGTGGGTGCGGGGAGGAAGTAGAAACTATGGAGCACATGTTTTTTCAATGTCCGATAGCTCAAATAGTTTGGAAAGTAGCACCAGTGAGATGGGAAGGACTGAATGATCTTCAAAATAATCTGTGGAGATGGTGGGAAGCAGTTTCACAAACTgagaaaatggaaaaaggaaaggaaagaatcAGTCTAACAGCAAACATACTGTGGCAGATATGAAAATCACGGAACAAGGCCCAATTTGAAAATGAGAAAGGAGAAGCAAGGAATATAATTGGGAAGGCACAATAGGAGTGAATTGAATATGAGGAGGTGACAGGAAGAGCAAGGAAGGAAATGGAAGGTGAAGTAGGGTCTGATCAGCATAGAAAGGTTAGTGAACCTCCAAAAGAAGGTATCATCAGAATTCACACGGATGCGGCTATAAGTGCAAAGCTGATCAGAACTGGAAAGGGGATAATAGCAAGACACTGGACATGAGATATTATGAGAGCAAGAGGTGTAATGGAGATGAAAATGGAAGAGGCACTAATGGAAGAATCCTTAACCATTAGAATGGCACTCCAAATGGCAAGATAAACAGGCTGGGGAAAGATAGAAGTGATGTCAGATTGTAAAACAGCAGTCAACATGATCGCAAACAACAATGTGCGGGAGGGTCATATAGCAACCATCCTGGAAGACATTAAAGACCTAATTAAAGGGTTTGATTTTTGCAGTCTCTTTTGTACCTAGATCAGCTAATGTAGGAAGTCATAGGCTAGCACAATTTGCAACAAATCTAGTTAATGACATTGACTGGGAAAACAATTTCCCAACTTGGCTAATAGAAGCAGCCAACAAGTTAATCTATAAAATGACATCTAacgtttgttgaaaaaaaaaaaaaaaaactgctgaATTCAAGAGAATTACAAGAACGCAAGACAACTCTTATTAGAGCATATAAAGAAAACCAGCAGCAGCTCGAAAAGCAACAGCTAGCCACTCTTACATATTTTAAACCACTGGACCTTCCCTAGCTTCATCTAAAACACGATCCAGCCTCATACAAACATCACCAACTCAGGCCTACTGTATACATTGTTTTCTTCATCATCCAGCATCGGATAAGCAGCCACAAGGGCATCCTGAGCACCAATATACAGTGAATTGTAGATTTTCCAGTACACCTCTCTCACCTTCCTTGCTGGATGAAATAGCCCCTGAAGACAGTAATTAAGGACGATTGCTGCTCCAACAGCCACCCTCATTCCTTCAATGGCTTCCATAACCGCATTAATAACATGTGGTGATGTCTCAAAAATATTTGGCCAGACATAATTCATTAAATGAATCAAAGCATCCTCACACCCAAGTCCAGCAACTCCTAAAGCCATGTGCTTCACTGCTGAAGCAGCAGTTTGCCGGTGGACCAAGTCTCTATCCATGAGAGCATCCTCCAGCAATGGAGTAACTGCATAGATATAGTCTTTACCCATTTCACCAATATACTCAAAGAGGAAGGACAAGGACTTCAGAACACCATTCTGAACATTAAGCTCAGGTACACGATATTCATTCATCAGTGCAGGTAAAACTGTAAAGGGAGAACAAGTTTCAGCAACTATAGCAATTGCGACAGTTGTGCAGACACGGTTCTGACGTTCCTGAACTTTGAGATTATTCAACAGTGTTGCAAGGACGTCTTGTGGACCAATAGCTTTTGCAATATACCCAAAAGTGTTGACTGTTGCTCGACGAATACCCTTTTTGTGGGCTTTGAGCATCTCAAGAAGCTCAAAACAAATCCTCATCCATTCTCTGGCAGGAACAAATTCTGCTCCACGGTCAGCAATTCGACCAACAAGATCAATGCAGTTCTCCTGGACTTTCTCAtgacgatttttcaaaattggagtCAAGCGAGGAAGTAAATCCTTTATTGGAGGAGTCATTTTAGTCATACCAATGACATTAACAATAGCTTTCAGAGCACCCAATATTGATCCCAGAACTTCTGGGTACTCTTCCCCCAAATACTCATACAAAACGACACCAAGATGGCCCATCAGTTGTTCTTCTCCACACTGCTTCATCACCACAGCAATCCTTGATATAAGATCTGCAGCTTGTTGTCTGACCTTTGCACTCTTATTATTTAAACGCCATTTAATAGTCCCACATATTTGCGGAAGGTAAGGCTTCACTCTCTGCCCAAGAGCATTAACAACAGCTCCAAAACCATTCAACATCACATTTGCATCATCACTGGTTTGCTCTTGGAACGCGTAGAGAATCCCATCAATCAACAGCTCTTCTAAGCGAGCATCAATATCAGACGCGCCCAGATTTGCAACCACCTTTTCAATTGTCTCCATGACCATCCTCCTATAAGGCTCACTCTCATCCTTGAGATCTTCAACAATCCTACCCACTATATCAGCAACCCCAACTTTGTTTGCTATCTCAACAGTAGTATCAACAAGTTGCCTGTAATTTCTGCGGTCCAAAGCCATTCTTCTCACCCAGAAGTTGCGGAAGAACTCAGGGAGAATGTCATTCCTGATGTAGTCTGGCTCAACACCTTCAGTGCTCACACACTGCTTCACAACTTTTAAAacaattttcttcatttcttcatcaggCGACTGAAACTCACGGATCAGTATATGCATCACTTCCTTGGTATAGTAACTAGCATATATAGCATCCATGAGAGGGATGATGAAACCGATGGCTTTCAAAAAGGCTGCCAAAACCTTCCCTCGGTGAGATCTAATACCCTTCCAGAGAGGCTTCAACACTGAATCGAAGCTCTCAATACCATATGGGGCAGCTGCCTCAGCAAGAGCAGCAAGGGAAAGAGCTGTGATAGTTCTAACCTTCTGATTCTCATCATTAAGACCATGTTCTATGATTTCTACAAGAGACCTCAAGTGTGGAAGAACAGCACAACCAATCAAAATAGCAATCTGCTGAACAATTTTGATACCTGTGTGACGGGCTTGCCAAGACTTCTTACTCTGACACACTGCCTTCAGAAAAGGTAACAAAGCAGGAATTCCAAGTGCAGAGGCAACAACACTGAATGCTCTTGCAGTAGTGTTTCTTACATACTCATCGATATTGTCAATATCAGGGCGCATTGCAGCAATCATAGTTGCCAACCCAGCAGCCTTGCTGAGATTGGAGATAATTTCCCTACCTTCTACACGGGCATAATAATCCTCATCAATCAGCAACGGCTCGATCACCACAAGAATTTTGTGCACATATGGACGCACCAACTCATCCAATTTGTAAAGCACCCTATCAATGACCTTCACCAGTAAATGTCTTTCTTGGTCCTCCAATGTCGGTTGCATGAGCAACGGAAGAATCCGATTGAACAGTGGCCCAGCACCAAACTCTCTGGCCTTATCAGTTAATTGCCGCAGAGCTGTTTTCCTCTGAGGTGGCGTGCCATTCTTAACCTTGAGCAGCAGTTTCATTATCTTTCGTTCTTTCTGCTCTTCCAGAGACAATTCCTCTTCGTTTTCTTCATTCAAGAGTGCACCAAAATATTGATAGTCTTCAGGCTTCATGAAAGGCAGTCCACCAGGCATCTCTTTCGGCACATCAAACTGCTGACCTCGATTTTCTTCAGGGATATTATACAGAGGTGTGCCAATCGGCGTTGGGGTGGCAAGAAGCTTCCTAGCAGGAGTTCTAATTGGGACATAGGAAGCTGGGGGCTCCAAAATTTTGTAGCCCTCCTGGGGAAACATAGCATCCAACTCTTCATCGGTCAATGGACGATTCCTGTCCTCAATATCCTTCTCCCACCTCAGCAAATTATACTGCTCTGGCGTAATTGCACCCCGCAGATTAATAGCACTTGGAGTTGGCGTAGCAAGATCAGCTCCTCCAAAGGGGGTCACACCAGGGGTTGCTGCCGCAGCAGGGGTAGCATTGGACATCGGTGTTGCACTACCCATAGTAGCAGGAGTCTCATCCCACCTTGATCTCTGCCTTTTAGGTGTAGGGGTCGCTAGCCCAGCCAGCTTTGGAGTTGCATCCCAAGTCATCCCAGCAGGGGTAGCACCAGGAGTAACTCCCCCAGCAGGGGTGACATCCGAATCAGCCAATCTCCCAGGGGTTGGAGTCTCATCCCACCTATTCTTCCTCACAGAAGGAGTCGCATCCCCAATCCTCCCGGGTGTTGGAGTGGCATCCCACCTACCACTCCCAATTCCAGGAGTTGAATCCGGCAAATCCCAATCAGAACCTCCCTTAGctttctttgaactagtgtcaTCCTGCGACTGATCCCACCGATTTCTCTTCTTGGGTTTCTCCGCTTCCTTCTCTTTGCTTACTGGCTTAACTGCTTCTTCCTCCTTCTTCTTCGCTATTGCTTTCAGCACATCGTCCTTCTGCCTCTTCAAAGCCTCCTCCTTCATGACATCAGCATACGACCTCACGTCCGGCCCTGGGGTTTTATCCAGGAAAGGGTCAACCCTCTCCGGAGATATCACCCGGTTCAACCTCCTCTTCCTATAATCATCCTCCCGGTCAATAATTCTGCTCGGCTGCTTAAACCCGAGGTCATCCTCATTCCCGGGCCTCGGAGCATCCTTGAAAAACTCTTTTGGAGCAGTATAAGAATTCAGCTTCCGAGCTATCTCGTTATCAGGACCGTCCGCTGTGTCGTCATCGTCATTCACCGGAATTGACCTCTCATAGCCCTCGAAACGGTCAGCGCTGTACAAGTCGGTATCAAACGTAACCGACGTGAGGGAAGCCAGGTCTTGCTCCATCTTCTTCCTCTCCTCTTGGGTTCTCTTAATCTCACTACCTTCTGAGTCCATCTCTTCAAGTTATACAGAAATTGGAGCTTCAACAAtaaaccctaaccctaaccctGATCGAAACCCTAACCTAATTCTCACAATGCGTCTCTCTAAACAAACAAATCTGGAAGTAATGGCGAAAATTAACCCACGATACGCACCTGAGAATaaagaaatacaaaagattCAGCAAATTTAACAACGCAAGTGATGGTTAAATAAACATCAACTGAAAATGGAAGAATGGAAGAAAGGGCAGAGCTGTATGGAATTTTGCATCGACCAGAATAATAGAACCAGCTACAAGATAATCAAAAGGATTATaaacaaaactagaaaaaaagaaatcaaaaaaaggagaaaccgagcttgaaaatggaaaatgggTGCAGAGGTAGAGTGCGGAGGGTGCAGAGGTAGAGTGCGGAACTATGGCTGATAAGACTCTTTCCACAGAAATGCACTTCTAACTTGCTACTAGACCAGAAATTCAGTTCACTTGCGATACCAACCCCTCCCCTCCAACCCACACAATCATGCGCAAGCTGCTGCAACTATTACGATCAGTAAGCAAGAAATATTAGCATTACAAACAAAAGACCTACTAGTCGTCACAGCAGCTAGCCACAGGCAAATGAAATGCGATAACCCCAATAATTCAAGTTAATTAGCCAGCCCAAAAGCTTTGATTTAACGAATATTGATTGGAAACTCAAAAACCTAGAACCAGAAACAGAGACAGACCCGTTCCCTCCTAATTATCAAACAATTTAAGCGCACAAGGAAAACAAAGACGAAGATATCAGCAAGAAAAAGATGAAGATTTACCTCCGATCACTTGCCGACGAAGATATCAGCTCGATCTGGGATTCTGGGTTGAGTAAAATTTTAGGAGGATTTAGACAGAGAGGATCGGTTTAGTTGAGTAGTCATTAGAACTGAGGGGATGGGAGGCAACGGCTGTGGCTGCGAAGGAAAAAACGGAGGAGGAAATAAGGGGTTTTGTTActtttttgtatatatatatatatatatatatatatgtgtgtgtgtgtgtgtttgtgtaatatgtatattttttttatacccCGCCCCGTTTTAAGGCAGGGGTACATATTCCCCCCCCCAAACCCTGCGCGGGCATCCATCCCCGTTATCATCCCTAAATAAGAGGGTTGAAGCTAGTTTCGGAATTTTTCTAgctcttttatttattgtttaAACGCTCATAACCGACTGATTAAGTCGGTAATTAGTCGTTACCTGAcactaggggtggcaatcgggtccAGATATAACAGAAACCCCGTTGACCCGAACCTGACCCGTCAACTCGAAACGGGTCAGGATACCTGACCCGAACCTGAAAATttcaggttggcgggtcgatccgaaatgacccgaaacttaattttaattgattaatttatcactgtaatttctaataaaatcaatttcgcacaagactaattacataatcaagtaataaaattttaaataaataattccaaaccaaatcttaaataaattaaaacactgtaaaagtgttttatcccaaaccaaatataaattaaattaaaacagtataaaagtaaaaaataatataatgcattatttgtccaaatataataatttcaacttcacacaagtaaaataaattcatttaggattaagtgattaatgcctttggaaaaaaagaataacttagtttagttagataaataaattttatgtttattaaattatttttaattcttaAACGGGTTATCGGGTCATATCGGATCacccacgggttgacccgaattCAACccgttttcttttcgggttcatcggatTCGAACCAATTCTGACCCGAACTCGCGAAATCTCAACCCAaatccattaatttcgtgttaggtttaGTGTCGCatcgaaaattgccacccctacctGATACAAGGTGTTGGGCCTGATTTTTCTTTCCACAAACAAAAGGACATGGCCCCATTTCAGGCCCCAACCTTTATTCGAGTTATTGGGTTATTTCCCATTTTGGTTACAAGGCTCGAACACCGGATTTCAGGTATACTAACCCTTAGTGAGACCAACTCGGCTGCCTTGGAACGGCTAGGTGCTGGGCCTGATTGCTCAGAAAAGAATAGGTGCTGGCCCTAAGGCCCGGAACGGCGACCGTACAGTGCCCAATCTTGAGTCTCTtcagattgctatttttttgtGAAACAATTTTACGTTTCTATAAATATTCTTTTAAAATACGTATTTCTCGTTCACCTCTTATTTTATGTACatcatattttagaaaaatactATA
Encoded proteins:
- the LOC113783135 gene encoding splicing factor 3B subunit 1-like, translating into MDSEGSEIKRTQEERKKMEQDLASLTSVTFDTDLYSADRFEGYERSIPVNDDDDTADGPDNEIARKLNSYTAPKEFFKDAPRPGNEDDLGFKQPSRIIDREDDYRKRRLNRVISPERVDPFLDKTPGPDVRSYADVMKEEALKRQKDDVLKAIAKKKEEEAVKPVSKEKEAEKPKKRNRWDQSQDDTSSKKAKGGSDWDLPDSTPGIGSGRWDATPTPGRIGDATPSVRKNRWDETPTPGRLADSDVTPAGGVTPGATPAGMTWDATPKLAGLATPTPKRQRSRWDETPATMGSATPMSNATPAAAATPGVTPFGGADLATPTPSAINLRGAITPEQYNLLRWEKDIEDRNRPLTDEELDAMFPQEGYKILEPPASYVPIRTPARKLLATPTPIGTPLYNIPEENRGQQFDVPKEMPGGLPFMKPEDYQYFGALLNEENEEELSLEEQKERKIMKLLLKVKNGTPPQRKTALRQLTDKAREFGAGPLFNRILPLLMQPTLEDQERHLLVKVIDRVLYKLDELVRPYVHKILVVIEPLLIDEDYYARVEGREIISNLSKAAGLATMIAAMRPDIDNIDEYVRNTTARAFSVVASALGIPALLPFLKAVCQSKKSWQARHTGIKIVQQIAILIGCAVLPHLRSLVEIIEHGLNDENQKVRTITALSLAALAEAAAPYGIESFDSVLKPLWKGIRSHRGKVLAAFLKAIGFIIPLMDAIYASYYTKEVMHILIREFQSPDEEMKKIVLKVVKQCVSTEGVEPDYIRNDILPEFFRNFWVRRMALDRRNYRQLVDTTVEIANKVGVADIVGRIVEDLKDESEPYRRMVMETIEKVVANLGASDIDARLEELLIDGILYAFQEQTSDDANVMLNGFGAVVNALGQRVKPYLPQICGTIKWRLNNKSAKVRQQAADLISRIAVVMKQCGEEQLMGHLGVVLYEYLGEEYPEVLGSILGALKAIVNVIGMTKMTPPIKDLLPRLTPILKNRHEKVQENCIDLVGRIADRGAEFVPAREWMRICFELLEMLKAHKKGIRRATVNTFGYIAKAIGPQDVLATLLNNLKVQERQNRVCTTVAIAIVAETCSPFTVLPALMNEYRVPELNVQNGVLKSLSFLFEYIGEMGKDYIYAVTPLLEDALMDRDLVHRQTAASAVKHMALGVAGLGCEDALIHLMNYVWPNIFETSPHVINAVMEAIEGMRVAVGAAIVLNYCLQGLFHPARKVREVYWKIYNSLYIGAQDALVAAYPMLDDEENNVYSRPELVMFV